A stretch of Aeromicrobium tamlense DNA encodes these proteins:
- the rpsI gene encoding 30S ribosomal protein S9: protein MAETTEETTEFTTNSEGVAYTSESAGAVGTTEINSIIAPGSATGRRKEAVARVRIVPGTGVWTVNGKPLEEHLPNKLHQQIAKEALAVTGLVDSFDVIARVSGGGMTGQAGALRLGVARALNNVDVDVNRPTLKKAGLLTRDSRIKERKKAGLKKARKAPQYSKR, encoded by the coding sequence GTGGCTGAGACCACCGAAGAGACGACCGAGTTCACCACCAACTCCGAGGGTGTCGCGTACACCTCCGAGTCCGCTGGCGCCGTCGGGACGACCGAGATCAACTCGATCATCGCCCCCGGCTCCGCGACCGGCCGCCGCAAGGAGGCCGTCGCCCGCGTGCGCATCGTGCCCGGCACCGGCGTCTGGACCGTCAACGGCAAGCCGCTCGAGGAGCACCTGCCCAACAAGCTGCACCAGCAGATCGCCAAGGAGGCGCTGGCCGTCACCGGCCTCGTCGACTCCTTCGACGTGATCGCTCGCGTCAGCGGTGGCGGCATGACCGGCCAGGCCGGCGCGCTGCGCCTCGGCGTGGCCCGTGCGCTCAACAACGTCGACGTCGACGTCAACCGTCCGACCCTCAAGAAGGCCGGCCTGCTGACGCGCGACTCGCGCATCAAGGAGCGCAAGAAGGCTGGTCTGAAGAAGGCCCGCAAGGCGCCGCAGTACAGCAAGCGCTGA
- a CDS encoding DUF1295 domain-containing protein produces the protein MFDYPWGDFALNLLVTAGAVVVFFAIVMAIAQLVNDHSIIDITWGPSFVVIAAVSWLMSAGSDGDDTRRLIVFALTAIWGLRLGLYIGKRNIGKGEDPRYTALLRSRKGRPLIPFLVKKIYGMQAVLAWVVSIPVQFAVYVSRGVDALVIVAIAIWTIGFLFEAVGDWQLSRFKADPANAGRIMDRGLWAWTRHPNYFGDACVWVGLFLLTLGSPWGVLTVFSPILMTWLLTTFSGGKLTEKGMRRKRGPEFEAYVARTSFFFPRPPRKVASEPKA, from the coding sequence ATGTTCGACTACCCGTGGGGCGACTTCGCCCTCAACCTGCTCGTCACCGCCGGTGCCGTGGTGGTGTTCTTCGCGATCGTCATGGCGATCGCCCAGCTGGTGAACGACCACTCCATCATCGACATCACGTGGGGCCCGTCCTTCGTGGTCATCGCGGCCGTGTCGTGGCTGATGTCCGCCGGATCCGACGGCGACGACACCCGTCGCCTCATCGTCTTCGCGCTCACCGCGATCTGGGGCCTGCGACTGGGCCTCTACATCGGCAAGCGCAACATCGGCAAGGGCGAGGACCCGCGCTACACGGCACTGCTCCGCTCGCGCAAGGGCCGTCCGCTGATCCCGTTCCTCGTGAAGAAGATCTACGGCATGCAGGCCGTCCTTGCGTGGGTCGTGTCGATCCCCGTGCAGTTCGCGGTCTACGTCTCGCGCGGCGTCGACGCCCTCGTGATCGTCGCGATCGCGATCTGGACGATCGGCTTCCTCTTCGAGGCCGTCGGCGACTGGCAGCTCTCGCGCTTCAAGGCCGACCCGGCCAACGCCGGCAGGATCATGGACCGCGGCCTGTGGGCCTGGACGCGCCACCCGAACTACTTCGGCGACGCGTGCGTGTGGGTCGGCCTGTTCCTGCTGACGCTCGGCTCGCCGTGGGGCGTCCTCACGGTCTTCTCGCCGATCCTCATGACCTGGCTGCTGACCACCTTCAGCGGCGGCAAGCTCACCGAGAAGGGGATGCGCCGCAAGCGCGGCCCCGAGTTCGAGGCGTACGTCGCGCGCACGAGCTTCTTCTTCCCGCGGCCGCCGCGCAAGGTGGCCTCGGAGCCGAAGGCGTGA
- a CDS encoding thioesterase family protein, translating to MRTEPSPPTGCYRLVDRGPDGQDGVREAFEPTSAAGSPWSDDLQHGGPVGAVLTRAMRLLPQAAPGRIARTTVEILGPVAMAPIEVTASVARPGRKIALLSAVASQRGPSGLRPVAQASAWWLRTQDSSDVVHTPDAQPPGPTPAELDRGELGVPASWRRGFVGSLEWAVRTGIGRIDGPAMAWASMPYPLVEGDTGDELERTIAIADAASGVGSRLDPADWVFMNTELTIHLADAPTGAWTGLVAESWIGQDGVGLSQAVLHDLTRPVGRVAQTLLLERR from the coding sequence GTGAGAACTGAGCCGAGCCCGCCCACGGGCTGCTACCGCCTCGTCGACCGCGGACCGGACGGTCAGGACGGCGTGCGCGAGGCCTTCGAGCCCACGTCCGCCGCGGGCAGCCCGTGGAGCGACGACCTCCAGCACGGCGGGCCCGTCGGCGCGGTGCTGACCCGGGCGATGCGCCTGCTCCCACAAGCCGCTCCCGGGCGCATCGCGCGCACGACCGTCGAGATCCTCGGACCGGTGGCCATGGCCCCGATCGAGGTCACGGCCTCGGTCGCGCGGCCCGGGCGCAAGATCGCACTGCTGTCGGCCGTGGCGTCCCAGCGCGGGCCGTCGGGGCTGCGGCCCGTGGCGCAGGCGTCGGCGTGGTGGCTGCGCACGCAGGACTCCTCCGACGTCGTCCACACACCGGACGCCCAGCCACCCGGCCCGACGCCGGCCGAGCTCGACCGCGGCGAGCTCGGCGTCCCCGCCAGCTGGCGGCGCGGCTTCGTCGGCTCGCTCGAGTGGGCCGTGCGCACCGGCATCGGACGGATCGACGGCCCGGCGATGGCCTGGGCGTCGATGCCCTACCCGCTCGTCGAGGGCGACACGGGTGACGAGCTCGAGCGCACGATCGCGATCGCGGACGCCGCCAGCGGCGTCGGCTCGCGGCTCGACCCCGCGGACTGGGTGTTCATGAACACCGAGCTCACGATCCACCTCGCCGACGCCCCCACGGGCGCCTGGACGGGACTCGTGGCGGAGAGCTGGATCGGCCAGGACGGCGTCGGTCTCAGCCAGGCGGTCCTGCACGACCTCACCCGTCCCGTCGGTCGCGTGGCCCAGACCCTCCTGCTCGAGCGCCGCTGA
- a CDS encoding GNAT family N-acetyltransferase, translated as MGATIEVLDPTDHGSFVEFHDVYQRSNERDIDQPWSADELRVMLVGDAYERCDSLLLREGETPVAVALAVFPERDNASTAFVEVWVPPELRRRGHGSALLERIELRVAEDGRDQILTETLRPIDAETGSGREFMLARGYAPDTTNVQRELRLPADVPPADPRDGYTLAGWRGSPPREWLDQYARLRSLLNQEAPSGEVTLENEFWDADRLLHEVEQWKRQRRVAHTVVAVAPDGSLAGHTQLLFPHETPEVYQWDTLVLPEHRGHGLGLSLKRQAMRDASDLLAGRGRIVTWNDAQNVNMIAVNEELGYRATAWADQWVKHLA; from the coding sequence ATGGGCGCGACCATCGAAGTCCTCGACCCCACCGACCACGGCAGCTTCGTGGAGTTCCACGACGTCTACCAGCGCTCGAACGAGCGCGACATCGACCAGCCGTGGTCGGCCGACGAGCTGCGGGTGATGCTCGTCGGCGACGCCTACGAGCGCTGTGACTCGCTGCTGCTGCGCGAGGGCGAGACGCCCGTCGCCGTGGCGCTCGCGGTGTTCCCCGAGCGCGACAACGCCTCCACCGCGTTCGTCGAGGTCTGGGTGCCGCCCGAGCTGCGTCGTCGCGGCCACGGCTCGGCGCTGCTGGAGCGGATCGAGCTGCGCGTGGCCGAGGACGGGCGCGACCAGATCCTCACCGAGACACTGCGGCCCATCGACGCCGAGACCGGATCGGGCCGCGAGTTCATGCTGGCCCGGGGCTACGCGCCGGACACGACGAACGTGCAGCGCGAGCTGCGACTGCCGGCCGACGTGCCGCCGGCGGATCCGCGCGACGGCTACACGCTCGCCGGCTGGCGAGGCAGCCCGCCGCGGGAGTGGCTCGACCAGTACGCGCGGCTCCGGTCGCTGCTCAACCAGGAGGCGCCGTCGGGCGAGGTCACGCTGGAGAACGAGTTCTGGGACGCCGATCGGCTGCTGCACGAGGTCGAGCAGTGGAAGCGGCAGCGCCGCGTCGCGCACACGGTCGTCGCGGTGGCGCCCGACGGCTCGCTCGCGGGCCACACGCAGCTGCTGTTCCCGCACGAGACGCCCGAGGTCTACCAGTGGGACACGCTCGTCCTGCCCGAGCACCGCGGCCACGGCCTGGGCCTCTCCCTCAAGCGCCAGGCCATGCGCGACGCGAGCGACCTGCTCGCCGGCCGTGGCCGCATCGTCACGTGGAACGACGCCCAGAACGTCAACATGATCGCGGTCAACGAGGAGCTCGGCTACCGCGCCACCGCGTGGGCCGACCAGTGGGTCAAGCACCTCGCCTGA
- the coaA gene encoding type I pantothenate kinase — protein sequence MVGMSRDSSPYVELERKAWAELARDAVQPMSGEEIERVRGLGEELDLDEVQQVYVPLTQLISLRVRLAEALYRATERFLGDPQPDRVPFIIGLAGSVAVGKSTTARLLRDLLAQHDDHAHVALVTTDGFLLPNAELERRGIMHRKGFPESYDRKALLRFVMQAKSGAEHIEAPVYDHLTYDRTDATVSLKRPDILIVEGLNVLAPPRLRGDGSPGLAISDFFDFSIYVDANSRDIRRWYISRFLRLRETAFADPASYFHRYSTLTDAEAVTRAEELWDTINWPNLRENVATTRGRADLVLRKSADHSVQWVRLRKL from the coding sequence ATGGTCGGTATGTCACGCGACTCCTCCCCGTACGTGGAGCTGGAACGCAAGGCGTGGGCCGAGCTGGCGCGCGACGCCGTGCAGCCGATGTCCGGCGAGGAGATCGAGCGCGTACGCGGCCTCGGCGAGGAGCTCGACCTCGACGAGGTGCAGCAGGTCTACGTGCCCCTCACGCAGCTGATCAGCCTGCGCGTGCGGCTGGCCGAGGCGCTCTACCGGGCGACCGAGCGGTTCCTCGGCGACCCGCAGCCTGACCGGGTGCCGTTCATCATCGGCCTGGCCGGCTCGGTGGCCGTGGGCAAGTCCACCACCGCGCGCCTGCTGCGCGACCTGCTGGCCCAGCACGACGACCACGCGCACGTCGCGCTGGTCACCACCGACGGGTTCCTGCTGCCGAACGCCGAGCTCGAGCGCCGCGGCATCATGCACCGCAAGGGCTTCCCCGAGTCGTACGACCGCAAGGCGCTGCTGCGCTTCGTCATGCAGGCCAAGAGCGGCGCCGAGCACATCGAGGCGCCGGTCTACGACCACCTGACCTACGACCGCACCGACGCGACCGTCTCGCTCAAGCGCCCCGACATCCTCATCGTCGAGGGCCTCAACGTGCTCGCTCCCCCGCGGCTGCGCGGCGACGGCTCCCCCGGCCTGGCGATCAGCGACTTCTTCGACTTCTCGATCTACGTCGACGCGAACAGCCGCGACATCCGGCGCTGGTACATCAGTCGCTTCCTGCGCCTGCGCGAGACCGCGTTCGCCGATCCCGCGTCGTACTTCCACCGCTACAGCACGCTGACCGACGCCGAGGCCGTCACGCGCGCCGAGGAGCTGTGGGACACGATCAACTGGCCCAACCTGCGCGAGAACGTGGCCACCACGCGCGGCCGCGCAGACCTCGTGCTGCGCAAGTCCGCCGACCACAGCGTGCAGTGGGTCCGGCTCCGCAAGCTCTGA
- a CDS encoding GNAT family N-acetyltransferase, translating into MVTVEAGGLERDDVHALLAEHLADMFATSPAESVHALDLGALRHEAISFFTVREDGRLLGCGALKDLGGGHGEIKSMRTTAAARGRGVATAMLQHLLDTARARGLERLSLETGSEPYFAAARRLYVRHGFEECEPFADYVPDPNSVFLTRVV; encoded by the coding sequence GTGGTCACCGTCGAGGCCGGTGGGCTCGAGCGCGACGACGTGCACGCGCTGCTGGCCGAGCACCTGGCCGACATGTTCGCCACCAGCCCGGCCGAGAGCGTGCACGCGCTCGACCTCGGCGCGCTGCGGCACGAGGCGATCAGCTTCTTCACGGTGCGTGAGGACGGCCGCCTGCTGGGCTGCGGCGCGCTGAAGGACCTCGGCGGCGGTCACGGCGAGATCAAGTCGATGCGCACCACCGCCGCGGCTCGTGGCCGGGGCGTGGCCACCGCGATGCTCCAGCACCTGCTGGACACCGCGCGCGCCCGTGGCCTCGAAAGGCTGAGCCTCGAGACCGGCTCGGAGCCCTACTTCGCCGCCGCTCGCCGGCTGTACGTGCGCCACGGCTTCGAGGAGTGCGAGCCGTTCGCCGACTACGTCCCCGACCCGAACAGCGTCTTCCTGACCCGGGTCGTCTGA
- the glmM gene encoding phosphoglucosamine mutase, producing MGRIFGTDGVRGLANRDLTAELAVDLSVAAAHVLGEAGAFADQRPTAVVARDTRASGEFLEAAVVAGLASAGVDVHRLGVVPTPGAAYLTSFLEADMGVMISASHNPMPDNGIKFLARGGVKLDDDIEAAIEQRLEEPWDRPTGADVGRVGDSHAGLGAYVRHLLDTLPARLDGLKVVLDCANGATHEAAPDAFARAGAEVVAIHAEPDGLNINRDCGSTHLGDLQRIVVEQGAHVGFAFDGDADRCLAVDQNGEVVDGDQILAILALRGQREGSLAQDTVVATVMSNVGFTRAMEAAGITVLRTAVGDRYVLEAMREGGYTLGGEQSGHVIMSRHATTGDGTLTALQLAAEMAESGRTMSELASVMQRLPQVLVNVGGVDRAGAARHEVVLAEVKAAEARLGDSGRVLLRPSGTEPLVRVMVEAPTSQEAQDIADHLAEVVRTHLAI from the coding sequence ATGGGCCGGATCTTCGGTACCGACGGCGTTCGGGGTCTGGCCAATCGGGACCTGACCGCCGAGCTCGCGGTCGACCTCTCGGTGGCCGCCGCCCACGTCCTGGGCGAGGCCGGTGCCTTCGCCGATCAGCGCCCCACGGCAGTCGTCGCCCGCGACACCCGCGCCTCCGGAGAATTCCTGGAGGCCGCGGTGGTCGCGGGTTTGGCGTCTGCGGGGGTCGACGTCCACCGCCTCGGCGTGGTCCCCACCCCGGGCGCGGCGTACCTGACCTCGTTCCTCGAGGCCGACATGGGCGTCATGATCTCCGCCAGCCACAACCCGATGCCCGACAACGGCATCAAGTTCCTGGCGCGCGGCGGGGTCAAGCTCGACGACGACATCGAGGCGGCGATCGAGCAGCGGCTCGAGGAGCCCTGGGACCGCCCCACCGGCGCCGACGTCGGTCGCGTCGGTGACAGCCACGCGGGCCTGGGCGCCTACGTGCGCCACCTGCTCGACACGCTGCCCGCGCGGCTCGACGGCCTGAAGGTCGTCCTCGACTGCGCCAACGGCGCCACCCACGAGGCCGCGCCCGACGCGTTCGCGCGCGCCGGCGCCGAGGTCGTCGCGATCCACGCCGAGCCCGACGGACTCAACATCAACCGCGACTGCGGCTCCACCCACCTCGGCGACCTCCAGCGCATCGTCGTCGAGCAGGGCGCCCACGTGGGCTTCGCCTTCGACGGCGACGCCGACCGCTGCCTGGCGGTCGACCAGAACGGCGAGGTCGTCGACGGCGACCAGATCCTCGCGATCCTGGCCCTGCGCGGCCAGCGCGAGGGCTCGCTCGCGCAGGACACCGTCGTGGCCACCGTCATGAGCAACGTCGGCTTCACCCGGGCCATGGAGGCCGCCGGCATCACGGTGCTGCGCACCGCCGTCGGTGACCGCTACGTGCTCGAGGCGATGCGCGAGGGCGGCTACACGCTCGGCGGCGAGCAGTCCGGCCACGTCATCATGAGCCGACACGCCACCACCGGCGACGGCACCCTCACGGCGCTTCAGCTGGCCGCCGAGATGGCCGAGTCCGGCCGCACGATGTCCGAGCTCGCCTCGGTCATGCAGCGGCTGCCGCAGGTGCTGGTCAACGTCGGCGGCGTCGACCGCGCCGGCGCCGCGCGCCACGAGGTCGTGCTGGCCGAGGTGAAGGCCGCCGAGGCGAGGCTCGGCGACTCCGGCCGCGTGCTGCTGCGCCCCTCGGGCACCGAGCCGCTCGTGCGCGTGATGGTCGAGGCGCCCACCTCGCAGGAGGCGCAGGACATCGCCGACCACCTCGCCGAGGTCGTCCGCACGCACCTCGCGATCTGA
- a CDS encoding citrate synthase has translation MTDKQTLTIRDNRSGEEYEVEITDGSIRAADLGKIGKSDDDPGLSVYDPGFTNTASTRSAVTYIDGEKGILEYRGYPIEQLAESSTYLEVAYLLIHGELPTKEQHDQWVHEITFHTFVHENLKSQLQGFRYDAHPMGMLLSSVGALSTFYPEARNIKDPQIRHEQIVRMIAKMPTLGAWSFRHAQGKPYVYPDNELSYTENFLSMLFRMSEPKYDPDPRLAKALEVLFILHADHEQNASTNAVRSVGSSQVDPYSAVSAGIAALYGPLHGGANEAVLKMLKRIKTKENVPAFIEGVKNGDERLMGFGHRVYKNYDPRATIIKKACDDVFEVTGVNPLLEVAQELEKIALEDEYFVKRKLYPNVDFYSGLIYEALQFPPEMFTVLFAIPRTSGWLAQWLELVDDPEQKIARPKQIYTGARQLDFTPASERWK, from the coding sequence GTGACCGACAAGCAGACGCTGACCATTCGTGACAACCGCTCCGGCGAGGAGTACGAGGTCGAGATCACCGACGGCAGCATCCGCGCCGCGGACCTGGGCAAGATCGGCAAGTCCGACGACGACCCCGGCCTGTCCGTCTACGACCCGGGCTTCACGAACACCGCCTCCACCCGTTCCGCCGTCACCTACATCGACGGCGAGAAGGGCATCCTGGAGTACCGCGGCTACCCCATCGAGCAGCTGGCCGAGTCCTCGACCTACCTCGAGGTGGCCTACCTCCTCATCCACGGCGAGCTGCCCACCAAGGAGCAGCACGACCAGTGGGTGCACGAGATCACGTTCCACACGTTCGTGCACGAGAACCTCAAGAGCCAGCTGCAGGGCTTCCGCTACGACGCGCACCCCATGGGCATGCTGCTGTCGAGCGTGGGCGCCCTGTCGACGTTCTACCCCGAGGCCCGCAACATCAAGGACCCGCAGATCCGCCACGAGCAGATCGTGCGCATGATCGCGAAGATGCCGACCCTCGGCGCCTGGTCCTTCCGCCACGCGCAGGGCAAGCCGTACGTCTACCCCGACAACGAGCTGTCGTACACCGAGAACTTCCTCTCGATGCTGTTCCGGATGAGCGAGCCGAAGTACGACCCGGACCCGCGTCTGGCCAAGGCCCTCGAGGTGCTGTTCATCCTGCACGCCGACCACGAGCAGAACGCGTCGACGAACGCCGTGCGCTCGGTCGGCTCCAGCCAGGTCGACCCGTACTCGGCCGTCAGCGCCGGCATCGCGGCCCTCTACGGCCCGCTGCACGGTGGCGCCAACGAGGCCGTCCTGAAGATGCTCAAGCGCATCAAGACCAAGGAGAACGTCCCGGCGTTCATCGAGGGCGTCAAGAACGGCGACGAGCGCCTCATGGGCTTCGGTCACCGCGTCTACAAGAACTACGACCCGCGCGCCACGATCATCAAGAAGGCCTGCGACGACGTCTTCGAGGTCACGGGCGTCAACCCGCTGCTCGAGGTCGCCCAGGAGCTGGAGAAGATCGCGCTCGAGGACGAGTACTTCGTCAAGCGCAAGCTCTACCCCAACGTCGACTTCTACTCGGGCCTGATCTACGAGGCGCTGCAGTTCCCGCCGGAGATGTTCACGGTCCTGTTCGCCATCCCCCGCACGTCGGGCTGGCTGGCGCAGTGGCTCGAGCTCGTCGACGACCCGGAGCAGAAGATCGCCCGCCCGAAGCAGATCTACACCGGTGCCCGTCAGCTGGACTTCACCCCGGCCAGCGAGCGCTGGAAGTGA
- a CDS encoding SDR family NAD(P)-dependent oxidoreductase, translating into MSRALDGRVAVVTGGGKGLGRAFALHLAEAGAAVVVNNRNRQVDENGLGPADHVVAEILASGGRAVANHDDVADPAIGERLVADALEHFGRLDVLVTSAAVSAPQMAHKTSAENFGQVMAINVTGTVLPASAAMAHMRQAGFGRVVLIASTAGLHGETTVSAYAASKGAVIAFGRTAAVEGAGKNVLTNVVLPYATTQMTEAGMDPRHADRMRSDLVAPLVTALSSPESTINGQVVVAAGSALRAADAVEWGTVGYDADEPLDPPALEQLLARSREGEPHTFTHAQDAFQSLAADLAASPTP; encoded by the coding sequence ATGAGTCGAGCCCTGGACGGCCGCGTCGCTGTCGTCACCGGAGGCGGCAAGGGCCTGGGACGCGCGTTCGCGCTGCACCTGGCCGAGGCGGGAGCCGCCGTCGTCGTCAACAACCGCAACCGTCAGGTCGACGAGAACGGCCTCGGCCCTGCCGACCACGTGGTCGCGGAGATCCTCGCGAGCGGAGGGCGCGCCGTGGCCAACCACGACGACGTGGCCGACCCCGCGATCGGCGAGAGGCTGGTGGCCGACGCGCTCGAGCACTTCGGGCGGCTCGACGTCCTCGTCACGAGCGCCGCGGTCAGCGCGCCGCAGATGGCGCACAAGACCAGCGCCGAGAACTTCGGGCAGGTCATGGCGATCAACGTCACCGGCACCGTCCTGCCCGCGTCGGCCGCGATGGCCCACATGCGCCAGGCCGGCTTCGGCCGCGTCGTGCTGATCGCGTCCACCGCCGGACTGCACGGCGAGACCACCGTCTCGGCCTACGCCGCGAGCAAGGGCGCCGTCATCGCCTTCGGTCGCACCGCCGCCGTCGAGGGCGCGGGCAAGAACGTGCTCACGAACGTCGTGCTGCCGTACGCCACGACGCAGATGACCGAGGCGGGCATGGACCCGCGCCACGCCGACCGCATGCGCTCCGACCTCGTCGCGCCGCTCGTCACCGCGCTGTCCTCGCCCGAGAGCACGATCAACGGCCAGGTCGTCGTCGCCGCCGGCTCCGCGCTGCGCGCCGCCGACGCCGTCGAGTGGGGCACGGTCGGCTACGACGCCGACGAGCCCCTCGACCCGCCCGCCCTCGAGCAGCTGCTGGCACGGTCCCGAGAGGGCGAGCCGCACACGTTCACCCACGCCCAGGACGCCTTCCAGAGCCTCGCCGCGGACCTCGCCGCGAGCCCGACCCCGTAA
- a CDS encoding acyl-CoA thioesterase, giving the protein MTTSVASLGSILDLSEAGDGAWIGHGDGVALPQLYGGQLVAQSIMAAGHTVTGRLVDSLHTTFLRPGRSDLPIRFEVEHLRDGRQFSTRVVDAVQDDRLICRSTISLVEPREGLSHSRRRPESLTAEASTELRELAAADGGLGEYWEGFSAVEVRISPETEETPPHSAAPVQNIWMRVAEDLGDDPLVHQAAIGYVSDLMLMSMAVAPHGHRAGRERSLAERWSAVSLDHGLWFHHPARADDWLLFEHATPTAHAGRSLIEAAVFGESDAQACHVVQEALVREN; this is encoded by the coding sequence GTGACCACGTCGGTGGCCTCGCTCGGGTCGATCCTCGACCTGAGCGAGGCCGGCGACGGCGCCTGGATCGGTCACGGCGACGGCGTCGCGCTGCCGCAGCTCTACGGCGGCCAGCTCGTGGCGCAGTCGATCATGGCGGCCGGTCACACCGTGACGGGGCGCCTCGTCGACTCGCTGCACACGACGTTCCTGCGGCCCGGCCGGTCCGACCTGCCGATCCGCTTCGAGGTCGAGCACCTGCGCGACGGCCGGCAGTTCTCCACCCGCGTCGTCGACGCGGTCCAGGACGACCGGCTGATCTGCCGCTCCACGATCTCGCTCGTCGAGCCCCGCGAAGGTCTGTCCCACTCGCGTCGCCGTCCCGAGAGCCTCACCGCCGAGGCCAGCACCGAGCTGCGCGAGCTGGCCGCCGCCGACGGCGGCCTGGGGGAGTACTGGGAGGGGTTCAGCGCCGTCGAGGTGCGGATCTCGCCCGAGACCGAGGAGACCCCGCCCCACTCGGCCGCACCCGTGCAGAACATCTGGATGCGGGTCGCCGAGGACCTCGGGGACGACCCGCTCGTCCACCAGGCCGCCATCGGCTACGTCAGCGACCTCATGCTGATGTCGATGGCGGTCGCGCCGCACGGCCACCGTGCCGGGCGGGAGCGGTCGCTGGCCGAGCGCTGGAGCGCGGTCTCCCTCGACCACGGGCTCTGGTTCCACCACCCGGCGCGGGCCGACGACTGGCTGCTGTTCGAGCACGCCACGCCGACGGCCCACGCGGGTCGCTCCCTGATCGAGGCCGCCGTGTTCGGCGAGTCCGACGCCCAGGCGTGCCACGTCGTGCAGGAGGCTTTGGTGCGTGAGAACTGA
- the rplM gene encoding 50S ribosomal protein L13 has translation MRTYSPKPADITRQWHVIDAEDVVLGRLSVAAATLLRGKHKPTYAPHVDGGDFVIIVNADKVALSGNKRTDKNVYRHSGYPGGLKQIAYGDLLEKDARKAIEKSVRGMLPKNRLGRQLITKLKVYAGPDHPHAAQKPQPFEITQISQ, from the coding sequence GTGCGTACGTACAGCCCGAAGCCTGCTGACATCACCCGTCAGTGGCACGTCATCGATGCCGAGGACGTCGTCCTCGGCCGTCTCTCGGTTGCCGCGGCGACCCTCCTGCGTGGCAAGCACAAGCCCACGTACGCGCCCCACGTGGACGGTGGCGACTTCGTCATCATCGTCAACGCCGACAAGGTCGCGCTGTCGGGCAACAAGCGCACGGACAAGAACGTGTACCGCCACAGCGGTTACCCGGGCGGCCTGAAGCAGATCGCCTACGGCGACCTGCTCGAGAAGGACGCGCGCAAGGCGATCGAGAAGTCCGTGCGCGGCATGCTGCCGAAGAACCGCCTCGGCCGTCAGCTCATCACGAAGCTGAAGGTCTACGCCGGCCCGGATCACCCGCACGCCGCCCAGAAGCCCCAGCCGTTCGAGATCACGCAGATCTCCCAGTAA